The following are encoded together in the Wolbachia endosymbiont (group E) of Neria commutata genome:
- the tmk gene encoding dTMP kinase, with protein sequence MFITFEGIDGSGKTTQSKLLADHFKQMRGEDNVVLTREPGGTDFAEKIREVLLTNNIDPISELLLLISMRYEHMKKLILPALAEGKIVICDRFIDSTIAYQGYGLGVDLELIRKLHKLLEIKRPDVTFILDIDVDIALSRAQNKNKYEEMDVNFYNKVRKGFQEIATKESDRCYFLTKIETKNDNQVHVGIINEITRKLLHYSTEKPKK encoded by the coding sequence ATGTTCATAACTTTTGAAGGGATAGATGGTTCCGGTAAAACGACACAGTCCAAGCTACTTGCAGATCATTTTAAACAAATGCGTGGAGAAGATAACGTAGTGCTAACTCGAGAACCAGGAGGCACTGATTTTGCAGAAAAAATAAGAGAAGTATTACTGACAAATAATATTGATCCTATTTCTGAACTCCTATTGCTTATTTCCATGAGATATGAGCATATGAAAAAATTAATATTGCCCGCTCTCGCAGAAGGAAAAATAGTGATATGCGACCGTTTTATTGACTCAACAATTGCATATCAAGGATATGGACTTGGTGTTGACTTGGAGCTAATAAGAAAATTGCACAAGCTATTGGAAATTAAACGCCCAGATGTTACATTCATTTTAGATATTGATGTTGATATTGCACTAAGTAGAGCACAAAATAAAAACAAATATGAAGAAATGGATGTGAATTTTTATAATAAAGTTAGAAAAGGGTTTCAAGAAATAGCTACAAAGGAATCTGATAGATGCTATTTCCTCACTAAAATTGAAACAAAAAACGATAATCAGGTGCACGTTGGCATTATTAATGAGATCACTCGAAAATTACTACATTATTCCACAGAAAAGCCAAAAAAATAA